The Homalodisca vitripennis isolate AUS2020 unplaced genomic scaffold, UT_GWSS_2.1 ScUCBcl_1840;HRSCAF=5962, whole genome shotgun sequence genomic sequence CCAAAACAGCACAGTTTCTCTTAAAcagttacttttattaaaatatattataaatcaaaccAGTTCAGAAGATATAAAGTTTGGCAGCCAACAACATAAAAATGAGTAAACCTTACTATCTACGTACTTTtcagttaaatttatgtttagggAATCAATATAAGCCATATACAGTTGGTATGtcaaaaagtaacatttatatgTGATACTAATGTGATCTTGAAttctattaaaactaaaaaaacttaataactgATCTATTTATTTTTGATGCTTAAAAGAGCCGTTTGCCACATTTTATCTAGTATTATATCGTACTGGTAACGTACAAGTACATTGTAAAATCTCATTTTTACAgctacatttaattgtttttactcaTTATGTTGAAAGTTTATAGTCAGTTTTATAGTAAATTCCGTTTTCAATAATCTCATAAAGAAGATAATGCATtctacagttttattttagtttgttccTCCTAATATAGCTAAGTCAAACCCCATACGTAGTGTCGATTTTAGAAATTTCCAGGTCGACCATTGAAGTTGAATAAGAATTTGGAACTTGTAGAACGTCATGCACTTGCAGCCTGCAGGTTTATTGTACATTATAGGAAAATGGGAGGGAGTATGGTAGTAAAAATAACTGGCTGAATGTATCTTCCATATTGGGTTTATTAGACATATGACAGACAGTTGTTTTGTTAATAGATAATATGCAATTGTTATAACTTTTCCTAGACTCGTAATCCTctctaaactaattttaaattttaagcagtCTCACTTTACTGAACATAATCACGCTTCTTTCCGTGGTAGTAGTTCCAAATTCTTACAAGTAGGACGTCAACCTTGATCACTATTGCTATGACATTCATATGTGGTATGATATTGAATAAGAATTACACACAGATGTATTACACTACAAGTACCAGTCGGGCTGTTACTTCACCTGTTTGATTCACTCAGACGTTAGTAGACATCAGTATTTTGCTGAGAAACACTGAAAAATGTAGGTAGCGATATAGACTGGACATACTGTAAACTGTACCGAAATGCCTTCTATGAAATTGTACAGGCCTACTGAAGTCCGATAATACATGTGATTAATAATAAAGGTGTGTTTCAGTAAATGGCAGACTTAAGATTACAACAATTTGGGTGTTACCTGGAACTAAAACAAATTCTTCCGTTATTCTATGCGATTGaaagacataaatttaatatcctacacaattaattatttatagttcattAGAATTTTTGTAATGGTCAAAGTTAAACTTACCATAAAGTAcgagaaataaactatataatgaaTAATGGAGTGTGGACATTGTAAATTTCAagtaaactgaaatttaaataagttaccGCTGATTATAATatgctaataataaaataatccactgagtttttttaatgtttgtaaggCAGTGGTGCGAAAGTTACAATTTTGCCAGTGTTTGTAACTTATAATTACTACTTACaatatgaacaatattaaaaacacaatggTTGATTAGCATCCAAAGACCTTAACTTGAGGAACTGAAAAATTTCCAAAGGTGGGTTCACCATGTTTATCACCTATTGATGTGGATTCCTAAATATTTCACTTCATTTCGGTGTGTTAGTTGAATTATGTTAAACAAAACATGTGAACAGTTTCCCTTTGCATATGCTTTTTAAGTGTCACTGTCAGTACTCGCATACCTGCAAAGGAAACTTGCAATCTCACAGTACATACTAGGTTTTTTACATGCAGTTAATGTATGTTTTCTATTTACGGGTTTTCTACTTTATGCTTTTGCATATGCATTTTAAATTGTCTACTATCAGCACTTTCATAGCTGCAAAGAGAACACTTATAAGGATTTTCACTAGTATGTCTTGACATATGCCTTTTTAGGGCTCCACTATAAGCAGTCTCATACATGCAAAAGGAACACTTGTAGGGTTTTTCACCAGTATGCCTTGATATATGTTTTTTCAAATGCTCTTTTTGAGTACATGTATAGCTGCACTGGGAGCACTTATAAGGTTTTTCACCCGTATGTATTAACATATGTCTTTTTAAATGTCCACTATAAGCAGTCAGAAAGCTGCAAAGGGAACACTTGTAAGGTTTCTCGCCTGTATGCCTTAACATATGTCTTTTCAAAGACACACTTACAGAACATGCATAGTTACACTGGGAGCACTTATAGGGCTTTTCACCTGTATGTcttaacatatgtttttttaaacctCCATTATACGCAGTAGTAAATCTGCAAAGAGAACACATGTAGGGAATTTCATTCGTATGTTttaacatatgaatttttaagGCTTCATTGTAAGCAGTCGCATAACTACAAAGAGAACACTTGTGAGGCTTTTCACCTGTATGTCTTGCTATATGTTTTTTCAAATTCTCTTTTTGAGTACATGTATAGCTGCACTGGGAGCACTTATAAGGTTTTTCACCCGTATGTCTTAACATATGCTTTTTTAAATCTCCACTATGAACAGTCGCATAATCGCAAATGAAACACCTGTAAGAATTTTCACCCGTATGCATCattatgtgtttttgtaaatttccaCTTGTGTAACTAGAATAGTTACAAAAGGAACACTTGAAAGGTTTTTCATCTGTATGCCTTAACATGTGCCTTTTTAAACTACTGCTTACAGCACTCGCAAAGCTGCAAAGGGAACACGTATAAGGCTTCTCACCCGTATGCATCAACATATGCTTTTTTAAACTGCCACTGACAGTACACGTGTAGCTGCACAGAGAGCACTTATAAGGTTTTTCACCTGTATGCGTCAACATATGTTTTCAAATTTCCACTTTGGCTACACGCATAGCGCATGGAACACTTATAAGGTTTTTCACCTGTGTGAATTACCATATGAGCTTTTAAACTCCATTTATAAGTACATGAACAACTACAGAGAGAACACTTGTAAGGTTTATCAACTGTATTGCTTAACATCTCTGGAAATTCCTCACTAGTAATAGCCAAATAACTGCAATGGGAACACCTGTAATGTTTCTTGAAAGTATGTGTCactgtatatttttctataagttcCCACTTACGGTATTAGCATAGCTACAAAGAGATAATTTAAAAGTCTCACACTCGTATGTCTTAACATATGCTTTTTTTAATCTCCATAAAAAAGGCAAAGCCGAAGGGGACATTTGTAAGGTTATTCATCCGTATGTGTTAATATATGTTTTGCTAAACTTCCACTTTGTTACTTGCATAGCTACACAAGCAACATTTAAAAGGTTTTTCACTAGTATGCTTTGACACGATCTCTCGCTATTCGTAGTTGTATAGTTGCacagaaaacatttaataaaggCTTCACCTATGCGATATTCTTTGAGTTTACTGTAGTACTAGCTAAAGTAAATGTATCAAAtacaattgatttttaaaatttgacttaattttcttttcttgcaTGTACGTAGTAGCACAAGAACTAAATCACTCACTTATAGTAGTAAATTTCCAAATACTTATAGTTGTTCTGTTTTAGATCTTGtttaaggtaataattttaagtatataactaGCACTTTGTTTTCTGTAGACTATGTGGTTAGCTGACTCATGACGGTGAAactatctgaaaataaaaaaaacattagagaCATATGAGTAATAATAGGCTGTAATAAGATACAGACAAGGTTGATGGGTTGTCAATTGTTTCACAAAGtaatttgcaaatttatttaatattacagcaTTCCTACAGCTCTCAACAGCCAAGCATTATAACAAGTTCAcgaatatatatttgatatttttctacTAGGAagtaaatactttacatttttcatgtaCCTGTGATATATACATTATTCACAATGCATTTCAGTGTACatgatgtataaattaaattaaaccaggTTGGTCTTTAAGAAAGGAGTTGTATACCAATCACATTTATAGAagattacattgttttccttaattaatttatttactctgaaGGGATCTTGGATGCTATAAGAGATACatcagaatataataaaaaaaacttaatttttgtatatgaTATTAATGTTAAAACAGCGActcagtttatataattttaatttttttaaagctttcaaTACGGCCATTTTTGATATTACACAACTTAACGATTTCAACACTCTTTGTTGCTTTGcacatatacaatttttagtgaTCACTGGTCttgaaaaattattcattacaatatttaaaaactagaagttTCATGCAGAATTCATGTAAAAACTGTTCTAAATGGTACTAATAAGAGAGCGTCACTCTATCCTTGTTTTTCTCAAACTCAAGAAAGCATTTTACTTGGTTGAGAGAGACCCCTCCCTCACTCAACCACCCTCTCATCTTCAACCTAGCAAGAATGTCAATTTCATTGTATTGGTTTGTTTTAgatattcaatttaattgttgttgcagttatatttgtactaaattagCCCATTATTTGTTCTTATAATTGTTATTGGCTCTTTGGCCATCTTGGCTGTTAATACtgtcaaaattgtattacaatggggatataagtaaaaataaaataaaggaaccTTGACCACCTAACAGGCAATTAGGTCAGTTTACATgacaagtatttaaataaatcagaaaatataacaacatCGTAAAACCAAGAAAAAGACAGTTAATTTTCTTcattgatatttagttttagtcttcgcaaacttgaattttataaagatgtagtgacttttaaaacaaaataatatatttacatactaaaAATTGTGTTAACAGGTTGGTATATACAGAACTACTTTTACAGCAATAAACAAGGTATTCACATATGCATTGTAATTACTCCAACTAAgaaggtaattaaaaaaactgtaaatggcAACAAAATAACAAtgacaatatatttaatactaatgtAATCAATTGACAATAGCAACATCCACAagtgtacaaaaatgtataggaagtaataaaaataaccaaagtaatattattagtatagcAATTTTGTAAcaagttaacaaaaataataacaagagtaacaacaatttaaatagtgattataataatttgtaactaactgtattgatttaatttaatcattattggTTGATTATACCAAAAGGTGTAAGTAAGCAACATTTTTTGCTAATATCGGTATAAAGGCCAAGCCCGTATAAAGCCGTCTTATTGTTTACCCAATTTTTGACGCTTATCATActcttacatattttttaaccAGAGTCTATAACAAATCCTGTGGGCAattgtttactttagccacttcacaatttttttttttttaagaaaaatgcttaaaaatccAATTGAAACTACAAATAGCAATTAAATTTCAGAAAGATTCTTAATCTCGTAAAAGGCACTAATAGATGAACGGGCTAATAGTAATGCCTCAGAGCATCCGTGCTGCCCCGCATTGATGACAACGAACGataaacatccctcgagatataccgatcagtaaaatatagaattacaaAAGGCTAATCACTAATGTTCACTAGGGGTTACAACTCACCTAGTCATATTAAACTTGTCTGAAACAAGAGTGTCTTCTCAGCTAGAGGACAATAGCCACAAATTGGCCAAGAATTGTAAAACTCTATGTCGAACTCAAAAGTACACAATATCAGATTGACATACCAACGCAACAAAACACTTGTTAAAGCAACCACTTCATAGgtaaaacacacttttttataacttacttacttttctttttattctttccGGAGGGGTTGGCCTACATATCGGTTTCTGCTGGATTACTATTAGTTCTACAAGCTTACTATCACACGAACACAATGCAAGTCAAATAAAAAATGGCTAATGGCGACAACAAAGCACGAAGTAATCTTTATTTGAAATGCACAATGATGCAAAATCCAACCAATCACTAGAcgggaaaaataatttaataataagatgTGCAAATAGGATACGAataaaaaacatccctcgagatttgcaccgatcagtaaaatataaaactctaaaaGACTAATCACTAATGTTcactaaatattactaatttgcCTAAACCATGTTAAACTCATCTAAAACAATGAAATAGCAATGCATTGCATTGCTTAGTTAGAGGACAATCACCACCACATTTGTTGACATAGAAAAAGAATGTAGAATTATATGTGAACTCAAAACTACACAATATAAGAGCATCATTATAACACAATCAATAATCTTGATAGAGCAACAACAACACAGGTAAATCAGGTCTGTAGGTAAATCACAAGAAGTTATACAATACAAGCTTACTAGGGTGACCACTTAAAACATCTTTTCAAATTCCCGCTTTTTCCCGGTCGAAAATTTTCGATTCCCTAGtctaatttaaaatcaattagacaacaattgtaatactatattaatttaaCCCTTACGCCGAGTTGAACAGTGACGGTTTATCGTCACTAGCTGTATTTATAAGAAATGCCACAAAGATGTGGTGCTCTAGCAATCTATCACTAGCGACATGCGAGAAACTAGGTGacgattattttagaatatttattaaacttaagtttgtttcttacaatatttatggtaattgtcacattaacggccgaagcggcaaaatacgagtttcgcgttataaattattgaaatcgtcctacagaacaaaacaatatacgGTAAAACAATATACGGTACAACTCTTAAAATGCCCGACACAccaccaattcactacgatttgttgaactagtggatggttgacccatgatcgtcacgcactcactcgatccaaactacagtacacggtatctagtgaagcactgacttctgccccggagcgttcagataacagatacgctatcagttccagccgcagataatatttacgacacaccagttcactacgattattcgaactagtggatggttgatccatgattgtcacgcactcactcgatccaacctacGCTACAAGAgttatctctgacttctgccctagagcgctcagataacagatacgctatcagtcccacacgcagataatatttacagatgtatagacacagcacacaaacagaacattaaaacttaactatttatgtatataccctctaaaatcatgttatttgtcatttgcaccccctaaaaccatatatatttttgttcaggaggatgagcagaatacgttgataacatcaaattcgtgatttgccaggtcgacctttaatcttataatttccatatttattactttgttatatCTAATTCAATTTGTATGCATTATTGTTTTCCCACACTGTAAACAAGATTCGGTGTTATTAACCTATTGTAATATTGTGTTGTAAtagtataatgtttacatagaaaattgtattaatatttgataggttcttttaataaataaaatgtctttaccGCGATGCATTTCTTAAGGAAGTTTTTACAACTCTATCACCAGCCCTGATGTCATAGAGAAATGTCATTCCTTCGTAAACCTCTAGGATGCagtatgaaggtatgtaccaaatttcataacTCCATCTCTCAAGGATTTTACTAGGTGTTGATAAGTAATTCAGGACACTTATTCTATATAAATGagtctcgataaactaatttggttaaaaagaCACAAATTCCAtaagtttaaattcactttcagtctaagatatttcaagtaccATTGTACAGTTTGCTTTGTGCCCCGATCGAGAAAATTAGATCGGAGTAGGATAAGCGGACCCGGTCTTTATATTGCTTTTTACAATAATCGATACTTATATATCGAATAACAGTGTGTTATGTGTGTAGTTTAAATGGGGGTTTAAAGAGACATATGTTGACCCATACAGATGAGAAAACCCCATAGGTGTTACGTTTGCAACTTTGCATCTAATCAAAGTAGAGATCTAAAAATACATATGTTAACTCACACTGTTGAGAAACCACATACGTTAATGTTTTCTATGCAACTACGAGTGTACAAGGAAAGTAAgtttaaagttacatttatgTTAATTCACACAGATGAAAAACCTTTTAGTTGTTCTTAATGTAGCTTTGCGTGTGTTACAAGTGGACGTTTAAAAAGACATACTTTAAGCCACACAGGCGAAAAACCGTATAGGTGTTCCTTATGCAGCTGTGGGTATACTAGAAGTGAAAGTTTGAAAACACACATGGTAACCCATAACAGGAGGAGTAGTATAGACATTTCATATCTGTTAggtaattttaactaaatatggTTAACATGCTTTTACCATCTGCAAGTAAAATGTCTTTGGTGGTAATTCAATTCTCAATGACAAGTACTAAAATGTACATCatcataataatacataaaatttatgaACTGTTTACCTATTCTTATAAGCTGTGTGTGTcgtttttacttactttttacttcTTCCATTTGAACATTAGGCGTTGGAATCATCAATATGTGcatcattatatatatttaagttacagTTCACATGTTGTTtcagtataaaaacaaaatttaataaataattacatttaaattttcatattcgTTTATTTACAGcgttttgtaatttgttgtatTGAATACACTATAATCTATATTCATAACATGAAACCATGGACTGAAGTAGcatacaatttttgaatttttgctctgttttaagtgtttaataatacatttttttattataatccaatatatgtaatatattgttcccacaaaagtttaaaatttaaaaggataaaaacATCACTGTATGAACAAATCTTATTTAGTTTTGCATACAATTATTTGACAATAACTAATTTTACTAAGGATATACATTTTCccctaatatttttttaaggaagGAGGTACACctagaatataattatttgtagtaaataacaACTTTCAAGATggtgagtttttaaatattaattgtattaaaatatatagatataaggtggtattataaacaatagtaaacTTTTCTAGTccaaactaaaatgaaaaatcaatatgtagtatttattattactaaataatactacatttattacaaactgaCTAAAGGATATGCtgtaataaaattccaaattcacTGCTATAATACTTAGCAGTGCCTGCTGTttagaaaaattatgttatattgtgTGTATGTTAACGATGACCGTTCTCGGGGAGCCAGTCgcgaaaatatataaaaaatggatatattaaaaataatattttttaattctatgtttcttccagattaagaatatatatgacactttatagttattatatttagttattgatataaaaatattgttagtaaacCCTTACTCAATTTTGAAGCTCGCTCTAAGACTGGCCTGCGTTAGGAGTGATTTGTTATAGTATAGTGTTTcactttggaa encodes the following:
- the LOC124371686 gene encoding zinc finger protein 431-like; the protein is MLTHTGEKPYKCSLCSYTCTVSGSLKKHMLMHTGEKPYTCSLCSFASAVSSSLKRHMLRHTDEKPFKCSFCNYSSYTSGNLQKHIMMHTGENSYRCFICDYATVHSGDLKKHMLRHTGEKPYKCSQCSYTCTQKENLKKHIARHTGEKPHKCSLCSYATAYNEALKIHMLKHTNEIPYMCSLCRFTTAYNGGLKKHMLRHTGEKPYKCSQCNYACSVSVSLKRHMLRHTGEKPYKCSLCSFLTAYSGHLKRHMLIHTGEKPYKCSQCSYTCTQKEHLKKHISRHTGEKPYKCSFCMYETAYSGALKRHMSRHTSENPYKCSLCSYESADSRQFKMHMQKHKVENP